The genomic interval aaaagcttgataacgaggatctagagagaactcaaattaatccacatgaagaaagccaacaatcccatatatcattgggcaagagacatgagtagaactttctctaaagacaacagacgaatggctaacaaacacatgaaaaaatgttcatcatctctatatattagagaaatgcaaatcaaaacaaccctgagatatcatctaaccccagtgagaatggcccacatcacaaaatctcaaaactgcagatgctggcgtggatgtggagagaagggaacacttttacactgctggtgggactgcaaactagtacaacctttctggaaggaagtatggagaaacctcaaagcactcaagctagacctcccatttgatcctgcaatcccgttactgggcatctacccagaaggaaagaattccttttatcataaggacacttggaatagactgtttattgcagctcaatttacaatcgccaaaatgtggaaacagcctaaatgcccaccaacccaggaatggattaacaagctgtggtatatgtataccatggaattattcagccattaaaaaaaatggagactttacatccttcgtattaacctggatggacgtggaagacattgttcttagtaaagcatcacaagaatggataagcatgaatcctatgtactcagtcttgatatgaggacaattaatgacaattatggttatgggtgggaacagaaagagggaaggatggaggtgggtggggccttggtgtgtgtcacactttatgggggcaagacatgattgcaagagggactttacctaacaattgcaatcagtgtaacctggcttattgtaccctcaatgaatccccaacaataaaaaaaataataatagtaatacatttaacaaaataattacaaaatcaaGATCTAATATTTCAACCCATACTCCCCCAAAGTGAAGAAAAGTGTATATGGAAAATattgtaataaaattttaaaagatgattatGATCTATGCAGATTTGTCTAGATTGATCAGAGAATTGTCACAGGGAACTGGTTAGACTTCATTGTATAAAACACACACAGCAAAGAGTTTGGTTCAGGGAATATTTAATGGCTCTTACAGAGGAAATGTATGaatgtgttctttttaaaataacttacttatttttgaaataaattatttatgcaTACACATATAGACTCTATGTTCACACCAAAACTggttttcagagttttttttttaatttaaaaaaaaaaattttttttgagaaagagtctcaagatgttgccctgggtagagtgctgtggcatcactgctcacagcaatctcaaactcttggtcttaaacaatcctcttgcctcagcctcccaagtaactgggtctacaggcgtcagccacaacgcctattttttatagttgtcattgttgtttggcagtcctgccagctcccatgtagtggctggtgccttagccacttgagctacaggtactgagcctcaGAGTTTTTAGATACCATTGACTTTATACAAATGACTTTGTTTTCACCCAAGGAGACTAGAATGCAATTAGAGAAGACTGATGTGTCCAGGGGTGCAAGACATATTAAATGGAGAGGGACAGACACTGATGGAGAACAGAGGATGGTGTCGCTTTGGACAGGAAGGTCAGGGAAGAAGCTCTCCTAAATTTTAGAGTCTTAGTCTATAGGATTCAAGTGTCCTGAGATCAGAATGACAATAAAAATTCCTTGGCTAATGAGGAGCTGTGGAAATTGAGCCTCTAGGGATACAAAGCCTGTAATGTACCTATGACCACATCATTTATCAGTTTTTCCCAAGCAAAGAAATAGCACACctcaggccaggtacagtggttcatgcctataattccagcattttggggaggctgaagaaggaggacTTCCTGAGActgagaatttgagaccagcctgggcaacacagcaagacctcatctctatgaagaaaagaagagacagaaagagacagggaagggaggggaagacaagagagaagaaaacacacaccTGAACCTCTTCCCAGGGTTGATTGCTCTTGCCTGGGAtcccagggtcttgctctgttcctCTGCCCTTCCTAAGGACATCTCTTCTGTATGAGACATCTAGAGATATCAAGCATCCTTCCATGGTGATGCCAACCAGGTATCCTAAGATTCCTTAGTAAATGTTTGCATACGAGGTGGGTGTTTTACTATAATTTCATCTGGAGGGGAAACTGAAGACAGTACATATCGCTCAGTCTCCTGCCTAACTGTCTTATCATTTTATTCACATGTTTTCTTGTATCTTTGCACCCATACACAAGCATCTCTCATCTACAGTGTGTACCATGGCCAGGACCATTCTCGTCCTGAGTAATGATCATTCTCGTCAGCCTCTTCTAAAGCAGAAGGACCATTATAAAATTCTCTGACATTTACTAGCAGTCCCGTGTTTGCAGGGAGCAAAAAGGTTGCTAAGATTCAACCTACCTTTCCATTCCTGGTTCTTGATGcatctgtttttaaattaaatcataactgtgtacattaatgcatttatggggtataatgtgctgatttgatatacagtgtgaaacGCTTACAACAAACTGATTAACGTAACCATCACCTcccttatttgttgtggtaagacatttatatgctactcttaatagttttgaaatgtaccatttcaTTGTGCACATTatatgaggtcccaccaaatgccctccctcctccctcctcccgcctccccctcccttcttctttccctcctcttccctccttctttctgactatagttgtgttttatcatttgtatgaatgtgtaggtgagaTTATATATTGGcctcataatagtactgagtacactggatactttttttgcattcttgagatactttgctaaaaagaatatattccagttccatccaggtaaacataaaagatgtgaagtctttgTATTATCTttgtttcctggctctgcagtcTCCTGGGATCCTAAAGCTGCCTCCTTagtctgtttctttttataaaattatcagATGTTTTTAGCTAATCAGACCAGTAAAGatggtgtaatttttttaaatgaccactCCTTAATCCTTTCCAGCATTTATGGTGTTGACCCTCTGCTATTTAAGTCTCAGcttttttaaaagcagcaaaaCATCATACATAGAAAAGGATTTTATATCCCTTTCCAGTAGGTCTTCTTCACGTCCAAAGATGTCGTTACTGTCTGGTGATGTTCCATGTGCTGCTCTGGAAAGCACACCGATTAAGGTCTTGTACTCCCGTCTCTTTCATCAGATTCATCAACAATATGAAACTCAGAAACCAATCAGCTGTGTCAGAATTCCTCCTCATGGAGGTGACAAAGGATCGAGAACTGCAGCCCGTCCTCTTCATCCTGTTCCTGGGCATGTACCTGGTCACTGTCCTGGGAAACCTTCTCATCATCCTGGCCATCATCTCTGACTGCCAcctccacacccccatgtacttctttCTGTCCAGTCTGTCTTGCACTGACATTTGTTTAAGCACAACCACGATTTCAAAGATGCTGGCAAGCATCCAGACACAGAGTCGGAGCATCCCTTACACAGGCTGCCTCACCCAGATGGGCTTTGTCCTGGTCTTTGCAAGTTGGGAAAGTTTTCTTCTTGGCATAATGGCCtatgaccgctatgtggccatctgtCACCCTCTGAGATACACAGTCATCATGAGCCCTGCCCTCTGTGGCCTGCTGCTCTCACTCTCCCTGTCCATTTGCACAGCAGATGCCCTGCTCCACACTCTGATGGTGCTGAAGCTATCCTTCTGCACAGACTTCaaaatccctcttttcttctgtgaaGTTGTTCAGGTAATCAAGCTGGCGTGCTCTGACACCTTCATCAATGACTTTCTGATATATTTTGCAACTTGCACCTTAGGTGGTATTCCTCTGTCTGGAATCCTTTTTTCTTATGCTCAGATAGCCTCCTCTGTTTTGACAATGCCATCATTGGGCAGAAAGTATAAAGCCTTTTCCACCTGTGGGTCTCACCTCTTAGTTGTTTCCCTGTTCTACGGGACAGGTTTGGGGGTGTACATCAGTTCTGCAGTTTCTGACTCTTCAAGGAGGATTGCAGTGGCTTCGGTGATGTACACAGTGGTCACTCCCGTATTGAACCCCTTCAtctacagcctgaggaacagGGACATGAAGAGAGCCCTGAGTGAACTCATTGGTAGGGTACCTTCTCTTCTGCAATTGTATTTTCTGCTTTGGATTGGAGtttaaaaatgattcaaaatgaTATAAATACTGGTGAGCCAGAATGCCACAAAATGGGCAAGTAAATTTTAACTTGGGGTTGAAACTTCACTGGCTCTTTGTATAGCTTtgtagttttataaaaataagttctAAGTTGGGCAtgaaggctcacacctgtaatcctggcactctgggaggccaaggtagttggattgcttgagctcaggagttcaagaccagcctgagcaagagtgagaccccgtctctacttaaaatagaaaaactagccaaggggcaacacctgtagctcagtgggtagggtgccggccccatataccaagggtggcaggttcaaacccagccctggccaaacttcaacaaaaaatagccaggtgttgtggtgggtgcctgtagtcccagctactcaggaggctgagacaagagaatcgcctaagcccaagagctggaggttgctgtgagctgtgacagcatggcactctaccaaggatgacaaagtgagactgtctctaaaaaaaaaagaaagaaagaaagaaaaccacaacaacaataaaaacaaaaaaagcgaAAATATGTTCCccaaggtgactgagtgagactctgtctcaggaaaaaaaaaaaaagaaaaccacaacaataaaaacaaaacaaaaatgtgttcTGTAAGTTCAGTTTCCTTGGTTGGGGTCCATAGAAGATGAACCTGAGACAAGGGTGATAGTGATGTTGTTGTAATGTTCTCAGGTAAACGGACTAGTTGCAGAAGTTGGATAAGTCAGGGGAAGGATACAAACCAGGCTGGGATCATAGCAGGTATTCAATTCTGCCTCATCCCGTGGTGATAGCCGTAAGAATTGCACCCCAGATGTAAGTTCGTATAAAATACGGGAGATAATCTTTTGTACCCCAGTTCAGCAGTTCTCAAATTTGGTCTCTGGTGAACTGTCACTTGTGTAGGGCCTCCTCAGTATCATTAACACTCAGTGTCACCATCTAAAACATTAATGAGATTGTACCAGTGGTTTGAGATGTTTATGAGACATTTGTACTTGATTGGCaagaatgcctttttttctttttctttctttttttttttttttttttgagactgagtctcactttgtcaccctcagtagagtgccgtggcgtcatacctcacagcaacctcaaatgcttgggcttaagtgattctcttgcctcagcctcccaagtagctgggactacaggtgtcccccacaatgcctgactatttttagagatggggtctcactctggctcaggctggtctcaaaactgtgaattcaggcaatccacctgccacagactcccagagtgttgggattgattacaggcatgtgccaccacgccctGTTGCAGTTGTTCTtgttagctggccccaggctgggctagaacctgccagcttcagtgtatgtggctagtgccataaccattgtgctatgggagccgagccaGAAACCCTTTGTTTCTAATAAAAGAAAGACTATATTTAATAGTTTACAAACAATAAGGAGAATTATCTTTTATTACAAGGACTTCAGAGGCAGGAACATACAGGAAAATCCATTTAATCCTCCTTTATTCCAGGATGGCTTCCCTCATAGATTCCTCTTGCTTCACAGGTGCAGAAATCTCCCACCCAGACATGATGTCAAGAGACAGAAATCTGACTTTCCTTCCCTCAGGTCTATTGAAATTTACAGTGCATGAGTCGTACAAAACATAGCCCTTCTGATATCATTACTGGATTACATATCCCCTTATTCTAATTCCTAGTTTGGGAGAAATGATTACTGTAAGAGCCACATGGAGCGTAATTCCTATTGTGCAGTCCACCCAATAAACAGTATATACACTTAGTAAAATGTCTGCAATTTAGTTAAGTACTCCATAAAATTTATCTGGTATTATTTGGTTCCATATTTTACCTATATTCACAATCTTAAAAACCTATagtcttatgtatttttttttacattcttcaacaactaaatttgttttctttaattgttaCATTTATCAGGTGCCTTTTCTGGTCTGAGTAATATTAAAGATATAAATACTTACAAGGGCAGGGCAAAAGTTGTTAATCTTCCAGTGTCTTATTTGCCTTAAAATCTCAGTGGTTGATTTGTAAGAATGTGTGTGAGTTTTCACTTTTTTCAATCATCTTATCTTGATATGTTTCTTATTCATCTCTGGTCGAGTCCACATAGAGAATCATAgttgaataaaattaattatcatTGTTGTCTTAGAGGATTGGCTGCAAAACTTCTCAATGTATCATCTCTGTATCATCTCACCCACAAATCATCTCTGTGGGTGAGAGGTTAAAACAATAGTGTTctcaaaagtaaatgaaataatcagTGAGAGAGACTTCTATTGTGGTTAATATTGGAGGTTGACGAGGTGGCATTATTTTCAGCACCGGATCTAGGAAGTAGCTCCTTCCTGGCACCCAGCCCATCTTCCAGTGCAGATTTCTTCTAGTGATGCCTGTGCAGCACCTTCAGAGACGCTGCCTGGTGCCTCAGCACATGTCTTCACCCAAGAGCTAATGACTTTGAATCTCTGGAGAGATTTGTAGTTTGtgagattcttattttttttaattcattctctctgtctctctctttgagacaaagtctcactttgtttccctgggctacagtgtcatggcattatcatatagcttacagcaatctcaaactcctaggctcaagtgatcctccagcctcagcctcagctgggactataggtgctggccatTATGCCCAGctggcttttctatttcttttattagagacgaggtttcactcttgctcagactggtatcaaactcctgagcttaagggatccatCCACTtaggcctcccagggtgctaagattacaggcatgagccaccacacccagccactttATAATATTCTGATGACCTCTGAAGTCTGATATGCATGACTTTAATATTAGAAGATTGGGAGGATGTATTTACATAGCAACATGGTAATCCTTTCCTCAATTTTAcctgtattaatgtatacagagTAGTGCATCTGTGGTTCTGGAAGGAAGtaacataataataatagataaatcTATCCAGGGGCTACATTTAGTAAAGCAATGCCATCACCATAGAATCTCCCTAAAGAGTCTCTTATATCACTTTGTCCTTTCACTGGCAAACGCCAGCCTGAAATccatatttatcattttctatGATGTTCTAGTAGGATGAATTTTGTAAAATTGCCATATCAAACTAGCGATAGGATTGATTGTTATTGTCTTGCTGTGCATGTGCATGTTTCCATTCAATATATAATTTGCTTCTCATATTTATGACAAGTTTGATcttaatgtatacatttatgaaaaTTTATGGATGGCTCAGTGCCatagctcagagagtagggtactggccacgtACATGGAGGGTTGTGGcttcgaacctggcctgagcctgctaaacaacaatgaaactataacaaaaaaataaccaggcaagggaacaagatggtggccaagtaacagtttccctgcaactgggcacagttagtctagggagataagaatccaggcatctctggctggtgggatctgcctataatcatccctttgaggatacagggagtcagcaagggacttatggaccccaagaggaggacaaaaacagtggaaaactggcaagtggttgtgtgtgttcaatcgacctaatcccgccggcaactgtaagtacaagcagcagtgagactgcaaactggaaaggccttacctgtgaactgtttcagtattttgggacttggcactcagttgaactgccttggggagagcttgagcaggagtgcagagactttgggcattgtctagggccccagactgagccgcagaaccagacggagctaatagtatttcactgtgggccacagggtgctattgtgagagaactgccccaccaagctctgccctcagggtcacagagcaaggatcaggcaggagctactaacctattgactgagcaacctaaaggcaTGGACTGAACTGCCATACATccttaaccttcaggggcagagtgagactagttttggcacactggagccttgggctgttgcccttagtagagtgccgtggcatcacagctcatagcaacctcaaactcctgggcttggcaacGCCTGGACCTcaataagagctgcaccatgaccagTGACCAGCAACCCACACCCACAGGGCCTCCGCATGCACTGAGGGAAATACAAGAGCCGcacaaccccatgtcctccctcctgtagcctccctgcctccacaccagcccgctcaactggccagggacactggtagtggtatgccctctggagccctccctgcctctgtgcagagcccctctcctggccagagactgctggagccttgggctctctgtgccaaagtcactgggcaccaggcactcccagaactgtgtgctccacctcccaccctgttgctggatccgggtgtgtcacatgccggagctgcttccacaatgagaactccctagctggggcagcctaagaggaactacacagggtcactccctacaaagatccagcaacaacagagtgatcccgctggggtctgaTCTTGGatagacacctctccaactctgaggacagccagaggaaatggtgaaaaacaatcatgaggtgaaatcaacagaaaaactctggcaatatgaataatcagagtagatcaactcccccaaggatcaacagggcagacacagcacaagatcccatacacaaacaaatagctgagatgtcagaaatcgaattcagaatctggagagcaaataagatcgaattagaattccaagcagtaacccaaaagatatctcaagaattcgatgaattcaaagaccaaatgaccaaagattttgacacattgagacaagaagttgcagccctcaaagatctgagaaacacagtagaatccctcagtaacagaatggagcaagcagaagaaaggatttctggcacTGATGACAAaactttcgaacactcccaaaatctcaaagaggaagagaaatagagggcaaaaacagatcactttctcagaaagctctgggataattcgaagaaaaccaatattcatcttatagggatccccaaaagtgacgaagtggcttcacaaggcacaaagtctattctccatgagattatgaaggagaactttccagacatgccaacagattctgaaattcagatagcagacagtttcagaactccagcatgactcaaccaaaataagacatcccccagacacatcataatttcactaaagtaaatatgaagaagaaaattctgaaagtagccagacgaaagaaaaccatcacctacaagggcaagaatattagaataactgcagatctctctgctgaaacctttcaagctagaagaggatggtcaccgacttttaatctcctaaaacaaaataactttcaacccagtatcctgtacccagctaaactgagtttcatttatgatggagaaattaaatacttcaatgacattcacatgttgaagaaatttgccctaactaaaccagctctccaggatattcccagacctatcctccataaagaccagcataatcctccaccaaaaaagtaaatccacccagaaaattttgatcaaattccaacttccacagtcacaaaaggattaaaaatgtccaccagactctcgaaaggcttatcaatattctcaattaatgaaaatggtttaaattgccatctaaagaggcacaggttggctgactggatacaaaaactcaagccagatatctgctgcatacaagaatttcatcttacattaaaagactaatatacactcaaggtgaagggatggtcatctatattccaggcaaatagaaagcagaaaaaagcaggtgttccaatcctattcgcagatacaataggctttaaaacaaacaaaataaggaaggataaggatggacacttcatatttgttaaaggtaatactccatatgttgagatctcaattattaatatttatgcacccaaccagaatgcacctcaatttataagagaaactaacagacatgagcaacttgacttcctccagttcCGTAgtagttggacattttaacacccctttagcagtgctggatagatcctccaaaaaagaagctaagcaaagaaattttaga from Nycticebus coucang isolate mNycCou1 chromosome 3, mNycCou1.pri, whole genome shotgun sequence carries:
- the LOC128580952 gene encoding olfactory receptor 7G2-like, giving the protein MKLRNQSAVSEFLLMEVTKDRELQPVLFILFLGMYLVTVLGNLLIILAIISDCHLHTPMYFFLSSLSCTDICLSTTTISKMLASIQTQSRSIPYTGCLTQMGFVLVFASWESFLLGIMAYDRYVAICHPLRYTVIMSPALCGLLLSLSLSICTADALLHTLMVLKLSFCTDFKIPLFFCEVVQVIKLACSDTFINDFLIYFATCTLGGIPLSGILFSYAQIASSVLTMPSLGRKYKAFSTCGSHLLVVSLFYGTGLGVYISSAVSDSSRRIAVASVMYTVVTPVLNPFIYSLRNRDMKRALSELIGRVPSLLQLYFLLWIGV